The Microbacterium sp. Nx66 genome contains a region encoding:
- a CDS encoding FAD-dependent monooxygenase gives MVDSRTRIAVIGGGMGGLTAAIALTRIAGVQVTVFEQATALGEVGAGVTVAPNAQRVLDALGVLDQVRRAGATPDGHGVYLDASGALVTDAAWEDSAKQYRNIGMYRPDLIEVLAREVDGESIRLGHRLASLRTEESGVRVTFENGVTDLFDAVIGADGIHSVVRRSIVPDPEPVYSGYIVYRGVVDASHLPADWPRISQVWMGDQRHFMCYPLQQRTLFNFVAGVPSDRPLHGPWSGPADVSELRAEFAGEMWDTRLQRFLGAIEKTFWWGLFDHEPLRNWSHGAVTLLGDAAHTMLPHQGQGVNQAIEDSMALAVFLKAADTVADIPEAFRRYTSVRMQRTAILQHGSRRAGWMFDAQHEFADRRKRDTDLRVGRDFRRSAVFDYDARKVAERALARFRKEQYA, from the coding sequence ATGGTAGACAGCAGGACGAGGATCGCCGTGATCGGCGGGGGGATGGGCGGGCTCACGGCCGCGATCGCCCTCACCCGGATCGCCGGTGTCCAGGTCACCGTGTTCGAGCAGGCGACGGCGCTCGGCGAGGTGGGAGCAGGCGTGACCGTCGCCCCGAACGCGCAGCGCGTGCTGGACGCCCTCGGTGTGCTCGACCAGGTGCGACGGGCCGGGGCGACCCCCGACGGGCACGGCGTCTACCTGGATGCGAGTGGGGCGCTCGTCACCGACGCGGCGTGGGAGGACTCCGCGAAGCAGTACCGGAACATCGGGATGTACCGCCCGGATCTCATCGAGGTCCTGGCGCGCGAGGTCGACGGGGAGAGCATCCGCCTCGGGCACCGCCTGGCCTCCCTGCGCACGGAGGAGTCCGGCGTCCGCGTCACCTTCGAGAACGGGGTGACCGACCTCTTCGACGCGGTCATCGGGGCGGACGGCATCCACTCCGTGGTGCGCCGCAGCATCGTGCCCGATCCGGAGCCCGTGTACTCCGGCTACATCGTCTACCGGGGCGTCGTCGACGCCTCCCACCTGCCCGCGGACTGGCCGCGGATCAGCCAGGTGTGGATGGGGGATCAGCGGCACTTCATGTGCTACCCGCTGCAACAGCGCACCCTGTTCAACTTCGTCGCCGGGGTGCCCAGCGACCGCCCGCTCCACGGCCCCTGGTCGGGCCCCGCCGACGTGAGCGAGCTCCGCGCCGAGTTCGCCGGCGAGATGTGGGACACCCGGCTCCAGCGCTTCCTGGGAGCGATCGAGAAGACGTTCTGGTGGGGGCTCTTCGACCACGAGCCGCTCCGCAACTGGTCCCACGGAGCGGTGACCCTGCTCGGCGACGCCGCACACACGATGCTGCCGCACCAGGGCCAGGGCGTGAACCAGGCGATCGAGGACAGCATGGCGCTCGCCGTGTTCCTGAAGGCCGCCGACACGGTCGCCGACATCCCGGAGGCGTTCCGGCGCTACACCTCGGTCCGCATGCAGCGGACCGCGATCCTGCAGCACGGCTCACGGCGGGCGGGGTGGATGTTCGACGCGCAGCACGAGTTCGCGGACCGGCGGAAGCGCGACACCGACCTGCGCGTCGGGCGCGACTTCCGCCGGAGCGCGGTCTTCGACTACGACGCGAGGAAGGTCGCCGAGAGGGCGCTGGCCCGCTTCCGGAAGGAGCAGTACGCATGA